One Bacteroidota bacterium DNA segment encodes these proteins:
- a CDS encoding toll/interleukin-1 receptor domain-containing protein: MFSARIFISYDRRDQAQAREICEFIRDCGCIPLIDYEAILPGDRWRRKSMEQLQESQAVVLVISPHSVHSSRTVYEEFQLAMELAQQDMLEVIPICIMPVSLPPELASYHTGLWNSKGKSSLRRKVKKIAADYENGLLVGGVTLASLVAGGIYWWKSRFQKKPPASRSSQQKRRPK, encoded by the coding sequence ATGTTTTCTGCACGCATTTTCATCAGCTACGACCGCCGCGATCAGGCACAGGCCCGCGAAATCTGCGAGTTTATCCGCGATTGCGGCTGCATACCGCTAATTGATTACGAAGCAATTCTTCCCGGCGACCGTTGGCGAAGGAAGAGCATGGAACAACTGCAGGAGTCGCAGGCGGTAGTGCTTGTTATTTCGCCGCACTCGGTGCATAGCAGCCGCACCGTGTATGAAGAATTTCAACTGGCCATGGAACTTGCACAGCAGGACATGCTTGAAGTGATTCCGATTTGTATTATGCCCGTTTCACTGCCGCCGGAGCTGGCCAGCTATCATACCGGGCTGTGGAATTCGAAAGGCAAATCATCGCTGCGCCGTAAAGTAAAGAAAATCGCTGCCGATTATGAAAATGGTTTGCTGGTGGGCGGCGTTACCTTGGCCTCGCTGGTTGCGGGAGGTATTTACTGGTGGAAAAGCAGGTTTCAAAAAAAGCCGCCGGCGAGCCGGTCTTCCCAACAGAAACGCCGCCCGAAGTAA
- a CDS encoding toll/interleukin-1 receptor domain-containing protein encodes MYLRKKRVFISYAREDKDAADRIADFLYGHGHEPFQDLRNIEPGEKWQIRTTNEMNSADVIVVLLSDTSLTKNGRIRFEFEQALQLHRSKNKHIIPVRIDKSIGSGGFDHFNIIDWSTHNQVKLLNALSRINKRWLILLLAISVCVLLAITLLLVMKFTSPFRTHKLNYNAIVVQHKNGTPLSGITATLVDEQNNTLARSAPSRSDGHISLSVRVPEMKTVFVQFSGKGVLELREKYPLVKSLGRLRTEKDMYRVPLFSASRRVYQTSGNFSLLPAERKHIETETGFTLGYDAPLVFVVGIDSSAIEPYGNEYVFSESPLVIYVNGRAHATAIYLPEFTRAYPKPRLLELLRKQQAEQIAANREELVNTIIELLPK; translated from the coding sequence ATGTACCTCAGAAAGAAACGCGTGTTTATCAGTTATGCGCGCGAAGACAAAGACGCGGCCGACCGTATTGCTGATTTTCTCTACGGGCACGGGCATGAGCCGTTTCAGGATTTGCGAAACATTGAACCCGGCGAAAAATGGCAGATCCGGACTACGAATGAAATGAACAGTGCTGATGTGATTGTGGTGCTGCTTTCGGATACATCGCTCACTAAAAACGGGCGTATCCGGTTTGAGTTTGAGCAGGCCTTGCAACTTCACCGCAGTAAGAATAAACACATTATCCCGGTTCGCATCGACAAAAGCATCGGGAGCGGTGGCTTTGATCATTTTAATATTATCGACTGGTCCACACATAATCAGGTGAAGTTGCTCAATGCGCTTTCGCGTATAAATAAACGCTGGCTCATATTATTACTGGCCATTTCTGTGTGTGTGTTACTTGCAATCACGTTGCTGCTGGTTATGAAGTTTACCAGTCCGTTTCGCACACACAAACTGAATTACAACGCAATTGTTGTTCAGCATAAAAACGGTACACCCCTGAGTGGCATTACGGCCACGCTGGTAGATGAGCAAAACAATACGCTTGCCCGCTCTGCTCCTTCACGCAGCGATGGGCACATCAGTTTATCGGTGCGTGTGCCGGAAATGAAAACTGTGTTTGTACAGTTTAGCGGAAAGGGTGTGCTTGAACTGCGCGAAAAATATCCGCTTGTAAAATCGTTGGGCCGGCTGCGTACAGAAAAAGACATGTATCGTGTACCGCTGTTCAGCGCATCGCGCAGGGTGTATCAGACTTCGGGCAATTTCAGTTTGCTTCCGGCCGAGCGTAAGCATATTGAAACTGAAACCGGCTTTACGCTTGGATATGATGCGCCGCTGGTGTTTGTGGTGGGCATTGATTCGTCGGCCATTGAACCGTATGGCAATGAATACGTGTTTTCGGAAAGTCCGCTTGTGATTTATGTAAACGGTAGAGCACACGCCACAGCGATCTATTTGCCCGAATTTACACGCGCCTATCCGAAACCGCGTTTGCTGGAGCTGCTGCGTAAACAACAGGCCGAACAGATTGCCGCAAACCGCGAAGAACTTGTGAATACGATTATTGAACTCCTGCCCAAGTGA
- a CDS encoding DUF4831 family protein has product MKKELTAVMILLITLAWSCAAVPPVTKEAGGDIPVKKGIYYCLPKNEVVVNVTVSRTDVGIDAAYPEFASQFGWKYKRDSSFKIENISIANVAVADQSQWYFVEIKPRLLRTINLTYESNGNGIPAAATVESKDQSVEVVTEVIKFGAELAAKFLPLPSMGGMARGVDEKIISRSRSQSQSQSKKDTTSSVPEQGKDFLNRKNKVDELQKEYERLKNNQVDLISNQSKFALTAETFKLMNEAITKKMQDIEVQIVGKERIRTIKLKFVLSNPGETKTLFAFDKKSGLKASSDSVDLPADFRSKTEGVKYAVSITKKPFQLKNGSSENGQSQGSFYYNIPGEVSVAIRKGNAVIKDTLLLMAQAGVVAQLPIKAGHFKSKYEVKFDPTTGALTKISINGEPPSAESLGKAADAAVGLYDKLNPDETERLKKQIELLKLQQELEELNNK; this is encoded by the coding sequence ATGAAAAAAGAACTAACCGCAGTAATGATACTGCTTATCACACTAGCCTGGTCTTGTGCCGCAGTGCCACCGGTTACCAAAGAGGCAGGTGGAGATATTCCGGTAAAAAAAGGAATTTATTACTGTTTGCCCAAGAATGAAGTGGTGGTGAATGTAACTGTGTCCCGAACGGATGTGGGAATTGATGCTGCGTATCCTGAATTTGCGAGTCAGTTTGGCTGGAAATACAAACGCGATAGTAGTTTTAAGATTGAGAATATTTCAATTGCTAATGTGGCGGTTGCCGATCAAAGCCAGTGGTATTTTGTGGAAATAAAACCACGCTTATTGCGAACAATTAATTTAACCTACGAGAGCAACGGAAACGGAATTCCTGCAGCTGCTACAGTAGAAAGTAAGGATCAATCTGTTGAAGTAGTTACTGAGGTAATCAAGTTTGGCGCCGAACTGGCGGCTAAGTTTTTACCACTGCCATCGATGGGTGGGATGGCACGCGGTGTTGATGAAAAAATAATATCACGTTCAAGATCACAATCACAATCACAATCAAAAAAAGATACAACTTCTTCTGTACCTGAGCAAGGCAAAGATTTCCTAAATAGAAAAAACAAAGTGGATGAGCTTCAAAAAGAATATGAAAGATTGAAGAATAATCAAGTCGATCTTATTTCTAACCAATCAAAGTTTGCGTTAACAGCCGAGACCTTCAAACTCATGAATGAGGCAATTACAAAGAAAATGCAGGATATTGAAGTTCAGATTGTAGGCAAAGAACGCATCAGAACAATTAAGCTGAAATTTGTATTATCAAATCCCGGTGAAACAAAAACACTTTTTGCATTTGATAAAAAGAGTGGATTAAAAGCATCATCAGATTCAGTTGACCTGCCTGCTGATTTCAGATCAAAAACTGAAGGTGTAAAATACGCAGTAAGTATTACAAAGAAACCATTTCAGTTAAAAAATGGTTCTTCTGAAAACGGTCAATCTCAAGGTAGCTTTTACTACAATATACCCGGTGAGGTAAGTGTGGCCATAAGGAAAGGAAATGCAGTGATAAAAGATACTTTATTGCTAATGGCGCAGGCCGGAGTAGTGGCCCAGCTTCCAATCAAAGCTGGTCATTTTAAGTCGAAATACGAAGTGAAGTTTGATCCCACTACGGGCGCATTAACCAAAATAAGTATCAACGGAGAGCCGCCTTCGGCTGAGAGTTTGGGAAAAGCAGCCGATGCGGCAGTCGGATTGTACGACAAACTTAATCCCGATGAGACTGAAAGACTCAAAAAACAAATTGAACTGCTTAAACTGCAGCAGGAACTTGAGGAGTTAAATAATAAGTAA
- a CDS encoding SIR2 family protein, whose translation MNATFSSGKNDPVEAVLNSLAYKLAVNWINASLPRNSGNEERYRVLNNKLPNNVSEHQAFRGERFIAIIGAGASKEAVGLYLAGEAAAEIEKKYLNLADDSEAGKAIRKQMKWELEHVRTVYKLDENDFETKLYYLSQLFDVHDDIIRHFGYRHAVSLNYELLAHMFRHRFLDVIINFNFDELLDESILQETGKDNFIRVISDGECPDNFNSLVEKRKLKRPIYIKPHGTFSHKSTLRFTREDYYEVPLQIQSFLRKLLSGTIIDTPTEDDTRREACEQVNLLILGFGMQSLELNRILSELYPQVKESHLRKTKLIIYYFDLQGNKTYEEKQTELCQKFNVPGANTTGTIEKDAIQAEEVYFIPIDPANSTQNIGGRLHLIYKKINEQFKEFYQPGPITRHELTDLIFKRSSPILPDSVELLIYFRDQILFNLALICTRNKEGLLGMGQIYNNRISLFYSRFQDLRRRLIHESDDGKIKGYMYPLEETLVDLMEKIGLEEYGYGRNVWKMKEWIEINKKILKRAEEKEPKVSISLDLLSQSLTRPKYYNAKHILFTNKLQKFDVFAETDRDKKKNRNKKNTKSPHVYSQRYAAMALRLINEVSPEVSSKLVNALSYFNLSIADYFYSHEIINNDPELKHRAKFSQAEYLTTSLAFRQRLASVILHASEWDYAFAITENGTMLIPHDKNLQQILLEKKFVIIQADYKHLSFSRFSKSEDEKTRKISQDADSLKLLKEAKHHIHYLPWWLHNEHMILFVKEKKRTISEVRKS comes from the coding sequence ATGAATGCTACATTTTCATCAGGTAAAAATGATCCGGTAGAAGCTGTGTTGAACAGTTTGGCTTACAAGCTTGCTGTAAATTGGATTAATGCTTCTTTGCCCCGAAATTCAGGAAATGAAGAACGCTACAGGGTGCTTAACAATAAGCTGCCTAATAATGTATCTGAACATCAGGCATTCAGGGGCGAACGGTTTATTGCTATCATTGGTGCTGGTGCATCAAAAGAAGCAGTGGGGCTATATCTGGCCGGAGAAGCTGCTGCGGAAATTGAAAAAAAGTATCTGAATCTGGCTGATGATTCTGAAGCAGGAAAAGCAATCAGAAAGCAGATGAAATGGGAACTTGAGCATGTTCGTACAGTATATAAACTTGATGAAAATGATTTCGAAACCAAACTGTATTACCTGAGTCAGTTATTTGATGTTCATGACGATATTATACGTCATTTCGGTTATCGCCATGCCGTTTCACTTAATTACGAATTGCTGGCCCATATGTTCCGGCATCGTTTTCTGGATGTGATTATAAATTTCAATTTTGATGAATTATTAGATGAGTCAATACTACAGGAAACAGGGAAGGATAATTTTATTCGTGTAATTTCTGATGGTGAATGCCCCGATAACTTTAATAGTCTGGTTGAAAAGAGAAAGCTGAAAAGACCGATTTATATTAAACCTCACGGAACATTCAGTCATAAAAGTACACTTCGGTTTACTCGTGAAGACTATTATGAAGTTCCGCTTCAGATACAGTCTTTTTTAAGGAAATTGTTATCGGGAACAATCATTGATACGCCCACAGAAGATGATACGCGAAGAGAGGCTTGTGAACAGGTTAATTTGCTTATTCTGGGTTTTGGTATGCAAAGTCTTGAATTGAACAGAATATTGAGTGAATTATATCCACAGGTTAAAGAAAGTCATTTACGAAAAACAAAGCTGATTATCTATTATTTTGATCTGCAGGGAAATAAAACTTATGAAGAAAAGCAGACCGAGCTTTGCCAGAAATTCAACGTTCCCGGGGCAAATACTACCGGAACCATTGAAAAAGATGCAATTCAGGCCGAAGAAGTTTATTTTATTCCAATTGACCCGGCAAACAGTACACAAAACATTGGAGGGCGCCTTCATTTGATTTATAAAAAGATAAATGAGCAGTTTAAGGAATTTTATCAGCCCGGCCCCATTACACGGCACGAATTGACTGACTTAATATTTAAACGCTCATCTCCCATTTTGCCCGATTCAGTGGAGTTGCTTATCTACTTCCGTGATCAAATACTGTTTAATCTCGCTTTGATCTGTACACGAAATAAGGAGGGATTATTGGGTATGGGGCAAATCTACAACAATCGTATTTCCCTTTTTTATTCACGTTTTCAGGATCTTAGAAGACGTCTGATTCACGAATCAGATGACGGGAAGATTAAAGGTTATATGTATCCTCTCGAAGAAACGCTTGTGGATTTAATGGAGAAAATAGGACTTGAAGAATATGGCTATGGAAGGAACGTATGGAAGATGAAAGAATGGATAGAGATAAACAAAAAAATATTAAAACGGGCAGAGGAAAAAGAGCCCAAAGTATCAATAAGTTTGGATTTACTTTCTCAAAGCTTAACACGTCCGAAATACTACAACGCTAAACACATTTTATTCACAAATAAACTTCAGAAATTTGATGTCTTTGCCGAAACTGACAGAGACAAGAAAAAAAATCGAAATAAAAAAAACACTAAATCCCCTCATGTTTACAGTCAAAGGTATGCGGCAATGGCTTTACGACTTATAAATGAAGTAAGCCCTGAAGTAAGTAGCAAACTTGTTAACGCACTTTCATATTTCAATTTAAGTATTGCCGATTATTTTTATAGCCATGAGATTATTAATAATGATCCGGAATTAAAACATAGAGCTAAATTCAGTCAGGCCGAATATCTCACCACATCGCTGGCTTTCAGACAGCGACTGGCTTCAGTAATTTTACATGCTTCGGAGTGGGATTATGCATTTGCGATTACTGAGAATGGAACAATGTTGATTCCTCATGATAAAAATTTGCAACAAATTCTGCTTGAAAAAAAGTTCGTAATTATTCAAGCCGATTATAAGCATTTATCATTCAGTAGGTTTAGCAAAAGTGAGGATGAGAAAACTCGGAAAATCTCACAAGACGCAGATTCACTTAAACTCCTGAAAGAAGCTAAGCATCATATTCATTATCTTCCCTGGTGGTTGCACAACGAACATATGATTTTGTTTGTAAAAGAAAAAAAGAGAACGATTTCTGAAGTTAGAAAAAGTTAA
- a CDS encoding toll/interleukin-1 receptor domain-containing protein yields MEQKYDIAISFDESQTYIAEIIDSLCRCLEINCYYYKEKRTRGVGESLSQDLQRIYKYHSDKFIVIISDHYFSKQYCRLEWQCIKEKIDLCKNELILVAVNSNLKKIIEEEMGDLKYLLWPENIKEIFDLIKKIKRNINSTESDSLDSNNGNIINNIKDNTANGGNQTIIGYIKNQNNKK; encoded by the coding sequence ATGGAACAGAAATACGACATCGCCATTTCATTTGATGAAAGTCAAACCTATATTGCAGAAATAATTGATAGTCTTTGCAGATGCTTAGAAATCAATTGTTATTACTATAAAGAAAAGAGAACGAGGGGTGTTGGCGAAAGTCTTTCGCAGGACCTGCAACGAATTTATAAATATCACTCAGACAAATTCATTGTGATTATCTCTGATCACTATTTTTCAAAACAATACTGCCGGTTAGAATGGCAATGTATTAAAGAAAAGATAGATCTGTGTAAGAATGAATTAATTCTTGTTGCAGTTAATTCAAACCTTAAAAAAATCATAGAAGAAGAAATGGGAGATCTAAAATACTTGTTGTGGCCGGAAAATATAAAAGAAATATTTGATTTAATAAAAAAGATAAAAAGAAATATAAATAGTACAGAGAGCGATAGTCTTGATAGTAATAATGGAAATATAATAAATAATATTAAAGATAATACTGCCAATGGTGGCAATCAAACTATCATTGGTTATATAAAAAATCAGAATAATAAGAAATAG